The Archangium primigenium genomic interval TCCACGCCAAGTTGAATCCGCTCGCGTCGCCATCCCTGAGGAAGAAGCGCAAGTTGAATGACTTCTGACTCGACTTCCGCCATTTTCTAACTGACGAGCCGCTTGGAAGAGGGAGTAGGTGCGCGTCTTCGCGGTGTTGGCCTTGAGGAAGTTAGGAGTCGTTTGCGGCCCGGCGTCGTGTAGGCAGCATGTGAATTTCACCTGCGAAAACGCCTGTGTGCAGCCTTGTCGTTTGGGGAGAGGAACGGAAGCACGACCGTGCGCCCTTGCACTGGAGGTGCAGTTGCTGCCCGTCGGCTCGCGGTGCTTCCTCTCTGATTCACGGCTCGGGTGAATCAGTCGGAGACCAAGAAGAGCCAAGGAGTTGAAGCACGGCCTGGGGTCGCGAGCGGTAGCAGCCCCTGCCCGAGCGCAGTGCGTGTTGAAGCCGCGCCAGTTCAGGGAAGGGCTGGTTATGCGTGGCGCGTCGGCGCATGGGGCGGGCGCTCGCGGTCCTCACGCGCGAGGGGCAGCCCCAGTCCTGGGCCCTGGCGCGCTCCAGCCTGGGCCATGACGTGGGCCCGGACGCGCAGCGCAGCCTGGGCGAGGCGCGCACGACCGAGGCGCACGCTTAGCTGGATACCGCCGAGGCGACACTGGCGGCCCTTCCCGGGCAACTCGAGGCGGCGAGGCCGCGGTTCGACGCCGTGCCGGGCGTCGTCACGCACACGAGCCCGGCCTCGCTCAGGCGCGGCGCTACGGCGTCTCCGCCGGGATGCCCAGCTGCCGCAGCCACGCGTTGGCCAGCGGCGTGGGATCGAAGCGCGTCTCTTCCTTCACCAAATCCAAGAGCTGCTGCATGCGCGCCGCGCCGCCCACGTGCCGCTGGTAGAAACGCGCCAGCACCTGGTCCATCGCCGCCGTGCCGATCTGCTTCTCCAGCGCCCGGTAGAAGAAGGCGCCCTTCTTGTAGGGGATGGAGGACCAGAGCGGATGGGTGAGGATGTCGATCTCATTGCAGGTGCCGTCCGGCAGGGCCAGCGTGTCCCCGCGCGACACGGCCCGCTCCAGGGACGTGCGCCAGTCGCTCCACACCTGGGCCTCGGCCGCCTCCCCTTCCGTCTCGCGCACCGCGCGCGCCGTCAGGTACTCGGAGGTGCCCTCGGACAGGACGAAGTCCTCCCAGCACTGGATGCGCACGCCATTGCCGTACCAACCGTGGGCCGCCTCGTGGTGGTGCACGAGCCGGTCCCCCATGGCGTCCGCCGCCACGTGCCAGTACGGGTGGTGCTCCATGCCGCCGTAGGCGCCCGCGCCCCAGTTGGCCGAGACCGAGCCCACCTTGCCTCCGAACGTGTAGGCGCCGTAGCGCCGCTCGTAGAAGTCCACCGCGTCCTTGAGGTGCCGCGTGCCCTCGGTGGTCGCGGCCTCCTCGCCCGGCAGGTACCAGACCGCCACCTGGGTGCCCGCGGTGGTGCGGCCCAGGTCCTTCTCCGTGTAGTCGCCCACGGCCCACGCGAGCATGTAGGGCGGCGCGTCGCCCGGAATGGACTCGGCGTAGATGGCCTTCTTCCCGGCGGGCACGTTCTCCAACTGGAGCGAGAACGTGGCGCCATCGGCGAGCGCCGGGTGGCACGGGTAGAGGTTTCCGCAGAAGGACGGCCAGATGAAGCTCGTCCCGCTCGGCAGGTAGCCGTCGAAGTCCGGCGACTGCTGGAGCACGTAGTCCACGCGGACCGAGGACGCCCACCCCGGCAGGCCCACGTCCAGCTGTCCGTCCTTCACGGTGTACTTCAGCGGGCCGCAGCGGCCACTCACCCCGGTGATGCGCAGCGAGCCCACCTTCAGGGACAGGGTGTCGCTCGACGAGCCCGCGACCTGGATGAGCGCGGTGGCCTCCAGCGAGTCCAGCTTCACGTTCAGCGCGGTGGAGCGGATGTCTCGCGACAGGTCCGCGCCCGCCGCGGGGGGCTCGCCCTGGGCCCGGGCGTCACAGAGGCGCGGACACTCGGGCAAGTCCGTGCCCCGGGGGCTCGCGCAGGTGCCGGCCTCGTCGGTGACCTCGGGCACCTCGGGCTCCGCAGCGGGGTCGTTCCGACAGCCCGTGGCAAGGCCACTCCAGAGCAGGAGGGCCGTCATCGACAAGGGACGCATGTTCATGGGCAGGATCCGTGCGGCGGCGAGAGGGAGGGCGCGGCTCAGTTCGCCGGAGTGCGGGCGCCCGCCCCGCGCGTGTCGCGCGGCAGGTGGATGAGGAACGTGGCCCCTCCCCCTGGCGTCTCCTCGATCAGGATACTGCCCTCGTGGGCCTCGATCACCTGTCGCATCACCCACAAGCCCAGGCCCAGGCCTCCGTAGTTGCGCACGGGCACGGCCCGCTCGAAGCGCTCGAAGATGCGGTCGCGGTCGGCCTCGGGGATGCCGATGCCGTGGTCCACGACCGCGAGCGTCACCCGGGCGCCCTCCTCCCGGAGGAACAGCTCCACGGGCTGGCCCCGGCCGAACTTCAGCGCGTTGGACAGCAGGTGTTGGAGCACCTGCCGCATGCGCTGGACGTCGAAGCGTCCACCCAGGGAGGGCGCCGCGTGGACGAGCAGGTTCGAGCCCACGCGCCGGGCCTCGTCCTCGTGGGCCGCCACCTCGTCCTGGACCAGCGCCGACAGGTCCACCGGCTCGCGCTCCAGGCGGATGCGGCCCGGGGTGAGGCTGGACACGTCCAGCAGCGTCTCCACCAGGTGGGACAGCCGACGCGCGGAGCGGCGCGCCGTCTCCAGGCGCTCGCCGATGTCGTGGGGCGAGGCCTTGTTCATCCCGCGCACGATGGCGCCGAGCTGGAGCTGGAAGGCCGTGAGCGGGGTCTTCAGCTCGTGCGAGGCCAGCGTGAGGAAGTCGTCGCGCGCGCGCACCGCCTCCAGCAGCGTCTCCACCCGGGCCCGCTCGCGCACCACCTCCCGGCGCATGGCGAGCCGGTCCAGGTGCGCGCGCACCCGGGTGAGCAGCTCCCGCGCGGAGAAGGGCTTGACGAGGTAGTCGTCCGCGCCGGACTCGAGGCCCTCGAGCGTGGCCTCCTCGCCCGCCCGGGCCGAGAGCAGGAGGATGGGCAGCTCGCGGGTATGGGGCGCGGCCCGGAGCGCCCGCAGGAGCCCCACGCCATCCAGGCGCGGCATCATCACGTCCGAGAGCACCAGGTCCGGCGGCTGGGCGAGCGCGGACTCCAGGGCGGCCTGGCCGTCGGCCACCGCCTCCACTTCGAACTCGGCGGACAGCAGCCGGCGGATGTAGTCGCGCATGTCCGCGTTGTCGTCCGCGAGCAGCACCCGGGCCCGGGGCAGATCCGAGTCCCGCGTGGGCGGGGGCGCCTCGTCCTCGGCCCAGCGCAGCGCCTCCTCGACATAGGCGCGGGCGCTCGTGGCGGTGGACGACTGGCCACGCGCCGCCTCGAGCTGCTCGGCGGGCAGGTGCCCGGCGCCCAGGGGCAGCTCCACGGTGAACGTGGTCCCCTTGCCCTCGGTGCTCTCCACCGACACGTGGCCGCCGTGCAGCGCCACGAGCTCCTGCACCAGCGCCAGGCCGATGCCCGAGCCCTCGTGGGTGCGGGCCCGGGCGTCCTTCACCCGGTGGAAGCGCTCGAAGAGGCGCGGCAGCTCCGAGGCGGGGATGCCCGTGCCCGTGTCGATCACCTCGAGCCGGGCCCGGCCGTCGCGCTGGCGCGTGCGCACGGTGATGGTGCCCGCGTGGGTGAACTTGAAGGCGTTGGACACGAGGTTGAGGACGACCTTCTCCCATGCCTCCTCGTCCAGGTAGACGGGCTGGGACAGGGGCGGACAGTCCACGTGCAAGGCGAGGCCCGCGCGCTCCACCGCCGAGCGGAAGCTGCCCGCCAGGTCCGTGCACAACGCGGAGAAGTCCCGGGGGGCGAAGCTGGCCTCGCGCCGCCGCGCGCCCAGGCGCGAGAAGTCCAGCAGCGAGTTGACGAGCCGCAGCAGGCGCTCGGCGTTGCGGTGGATGACCTCCAGCTCCGAGCGCACCTCCGGCGCGAGCGCGCCCGCGCGTCCGGACAGCAGGTCCTGCGTGGGCCCCAGCATGAGCGTCAGCGGGGTGCGGAACTCGTGGCTGATGTTGCTGAAGAAGGTCGTCTTGGCCCGGTCCAGCTCCGCCAGGGCCTCCAGCCGCCGGCGCTCCTCTTCATGGGCGAGCGCGTTGCGCAGGGCCACCGACACCTGGCCCACGAGCAGCTCGTGGAAGGAACGGTAGCTCTCGTCGAGGGCCCGGTTGGGGCTCACCCCCAGCACGAGCACCCCGAGCGGCGCGGCCTGGCCCGAGGCGGCGATGGGCAGGGCCACCGCCGTGCGCACGGGATCCTGGAACCGCCCCCCCAAGAGCGAGACCCGGCGCTCCACGTCCTCGATGAGCACCGTCTCCCCGCCCGCGGCGCGGCCCAGGGGCCACCAGCGGTCCGCCTCGTCCGCGTCCACGTGGGCGGGACAGACGGGGGCGTGCTCGTCCAGGCCGACGATGCCCCGACGCACGAAGCCTCCGCGCTCCGCGTCCCGCAGGTAGAGCAGCGCGAAGGGCACGTCCAGGGGATGTCCGGCGATGGCGGTGACGACGTCCCGGCAGCCCGACTCCACGCCGCGCGTGCCGGCGGCGCTCGAGGCCAGGTCGCGCAGCAGGCGCAGGCGCCGCTCGCCGAGCACCTGCTCCGTCACCTCGCTGCACACGGCGAACATGCCGACGATGTCGCCCGTGTCGTCCTCGGCGGGCGAGTGCGAGACGCTGAAGTAGGACTCCTCCCGGTAGCCCGCGCGATCGAGCAGCAGCAGCAGGGCGGGCGTCCAGTTGGCCACCCCGGTCTTCATCACCTGGTGGATCATCGGCCCGAGCGTGTCCCACGCCTCGGCCATGGTGATGCGGATGTCCAGCCCGAGCGCCGCCGGGTGCTTGTCCCCGATGAGCTTCGAGTACGCGTCGTTGTAGAACTGGAGGAAGGACGGCCCCCAGGTGAGCACCATGGGGTAGCTCGAGGCGAGCATGGTGCGCACCAGGGCGATCAAGCTCCGCGGCCAGGTCTCACTCGGTCCCAGTTCACTGGAGGCCCAGTCATGCGTCCGCACACGCTCGTGCATCTCGCTGGGGCCCGAGAACATTGCTCTTGGAATCATTCGACCCGGGAGGAAATCGCGTCCGCCCGGGAACGTACAGCCCTTGTCTCACGACCGTCCGGCGCCCGGCTGCCCGCCCGTGGCAAAAGCCACACTCGGGGTGTGGATCAGGAGGCCGCGGGCCGCACCACCATGGACTGCACCAGGTCGCTGAGGTCCTGCCCGGAGAACGGCTTGTCCACGCGGCGGTTCTTCAC includes:
- a CDS encoding HAMP domain-containing sensor histidine kinase, whose amino-acid sequence is MIALVRTMLASSYPMVLTWGPSFLQFYNDAYSKLIGDKHPAALGLDIRITMAEAWDTLGPMIHQVMKTGVANWTPALLLLLDRAGYREESYFSVSHSPAEDDTGDIVGMFAVCSEVTEQVLGERRLRLLRDLASSAAGTRGVESGCRDVVTAIAGHPLDVPFALLYLRDAERGGFVRRGIVGLDEHAPVCPAHVDADEADRWWPLGRAAGGETVLIEDVERRVSLLGGRFQDPVRTAVALPIAASGQAAPLGVLVLGVSPNRALDESYRSFHELLVGQVSVALRNALAHEEERRRLEALAELDRAKTTFFSNISHEFRTPLTLMLGPTQDLLSGRAGALAPEVRSELEVIHRNAERLLRLVNSLLDFSRLGARRREASFAPRDFSALCTDLAGSFRSAVERAGLALHVDCPPLSQPVYLDEEAWEKVVLNLVSNAFKFTHAGTITVRTRQRDGRARLEVIDTGTGIPASELPRLFERFHRVKDARARTHEGSGIGLALVQELVALHGGHVSVESTEGKGTTFTVELPLGAGHLPAEQLEAARGQSSTATSARAYVEEALRWAEDEAPPPTRDSDLPRARVLLADDNADMRDYIRRLLSAEFEVEAVADGQAALESALAQPPDLVLSDVMMPRLDGVGLLRALRAAPHTRELPILLLSARAGEEATLEGLESGADDYLVKPFSARELLTRVRAHLDRLAMRREVVRERARVETLLEAVRARDDFLTLASHELKTPLTAFQLQLGAIVRGMNKASPHDIGERLETARRSARRLSHLVETLLDVSSLTPGRIRLEREPVDLSALVQDEVAAHEDEARRVGSNLLVHAAPSLGGRFDVQRMRQVLQHLLSNALKFGRGQPVELFLREEGARVTLAVVDHGIGIPEADRDRIFERFERAVPVRNYGGLGLGLWVMRQVIEAHEGSILIEETPGGGATFLIHLPRDTRGAGARTPAN
- a CDS encoding M1 family metallopeptidase, with translation MNMRPLSMTALLLWSGLATGCRNDPAAEPEVPEVTDEAGTCASPRGTDLPECPRLCDARAQGEPPAAGADLSRDIRSTALNVKLDSLEATALIQVAGSSSDTLSLKVGSLRITGVSGRCGPLKYTVKDGQLDVGLPGWASSVRVDYVLQQSPDFDGYLPSGTSFIWPSFCGNLYPCHPALADGATFSLQLENVPAGKKAIYAESIPGDAPPYMLAWAVGDYTEKDLGRTTAGTQVAVWYLPGEEAATTEGTRHLKDAVDFYERRYGAYTFGGKVGSVSANWGAGAYGGMEHHPYWHVAADAMGDRLVHHHEAAHGWYGNGVRIQCWEDFVLSEGTSEYLTARAVRETEGEAAEAQVWSDWRTSLERAVSRGDTLALPDGTCNEIDILTHPLWSSIPYKKGAFFYRALEKQIGTAAMDQVLARFYQRHVGGAARMQQLLDLVKEETRFDPTPLANAWLRQLGIPAETP